A stretch of Cyanobacteria bacterium QS_8_64_29 DNA encodes these proteins:
- the aroH gene encoding chorismate mutase, protein MAGVARVQAIRGATTAADNTAEAIREAVAELLDDLERRNPLIPDETISAVFTVTSDLDAVFPAAIARQRHHWESVALLDVQQMRVEGSLARCIRVLIHVNAPSPHCGIAHSYLRQAQHLRPDRSLSPPPGTAAAPPDPS, encoded by the coding sequence ATGGCAGGGGTAGCGAGAGTGCAAGCGATCCGCGGGGCAACCACTGCCGCCGACAACACGGCCGAGGCCATTCGCGAAGCCGTCGCGGAGTTGCTCGACGACCTCGAGCGGCGCAATCCGCTTATCCCGGACGAAACCATCAGTGCGGTGTTTACCGTCACCAGCGATCTGGATGCCGTCTTTCCGGCCGCGATCGCGCGCCAGCGCCACCATTGGGAGAGCGTCGCGCTGCTGGATGTCCAACAGATGCGCGTCGAAGGCAGTCTGGCACGCTGCATCCGCGTGCTCATCCACGTCAACGCGCCCTCGCCCCATTGCGGGATTGCCCACTCCTACCTACGCCAGGCCCAGCACCTGCGCCCGGATCGCAGCCTGTCGCCGCCCCCGGGCACTGCAGCGGCGCCCCCCGATCCGAGCTGA
- a CDS encoding beta-carotene hydroxylase has translation MSELTVPKSLLKSPGGFNPTVAMFVAAVSLLALTSCGYWLWDWSGWVCFGGNVLALHLAGTVIHDASHRAAHRNHAINTIMGHGSALMLGFVFPVFTRVHRQHHAHVNDPENDPDHFVSTGGPLLLVPVRFFYHEVFFFRRRLWQHYELLEWVASRAALAALVALAWNYGFVEYLLNYWFCASLVVGWALGLFFDYLPHRPFQHRQRWKNARVYPSTLLNLLILGQNYHLIHHLWPSIPWYKYQQAYRHAQLLLEAQGSPQTLGLLAGRDFRSFVYDIFIGIRRGQRADAPVSERALSSDRGAPLQCPGAATGCDPGAGAGPGVGRSGQSRNGARAR, from the coding sequence ATGTCGGAGCTGACGGTGCCCAAATCGTTGCTCAAATCGCCTGGGGGCTTCAATCCCACCGTTGCCATGTTTGTCGCCGCCGTTTCGCTGCTGGCGCTCACCAGCTGCGGCTACTGGCTGTGGGATTGGTCCGGCTGGGTCTGCTTTGGCGGCAACGTGCTGGCGCTCCACCTGGCCGGAACGGTAATCCACGACGCCTCGCACCGCGCCGCCCATCGCAATCACGCCATCAACACCATTATGGGCCACGGCAGCGCCCTGATGCTGGGCTTTGTCTTTCCGGTGTTTACGCGCGTTCACCGCCAGCACCACGCCCACGTCAACGATCCCGAAAACGATCCCGATCACTTTGTCTCCACCGGCGGACCGCTGCTGCTGGTGCCGGTGCGTTTTTTCTACCACGAAGTCTTTTTTTTCCGGCGCCGGCTTTGGCAGCACTACGAGTTGCTGGAGTGGGTTGCGAGCCGCGCGGCGCTAGCGGCACTGGTCGCGCTGGCCTGGAACTACGGATTTGTCGAGTACTTGCTCAACTACTGGTTTTGCGCCTCGCTCGTGGTGGGCTGGGCGCTGGGCCTGTTTTTTGACTATCTGCCCCATCGCCCCTTTCAGCACCGCCAGCGCTGGAAAAATGCGCGGGTCTATCCCAGTACCCTGCTCAACCTGCTCATCCTGGGCCAGAACTATCACCTCATCCACCACCTGTGGCCCTCCATCCCCTGGTACAAGTACCAGCAGGCCTACCGCCACGCGCAGCTGCTGCTGGAGGCGCAAGGCAGCCCGCAAACGCTGGGCCTGCTTGCCGGCCGCGACTTCCGCAGTTTCGTCTACGATATTTTTATTGGCATTCGCCGCGGCCAGCGCGCGGATGCGCCGGTCAGCGAGCGAGCGCTCAGCTCGGATCGGGGGGCGCCGCTGCAGTGCCCGGGGGCGGCGACAGGCTGCGATCCGGGCGCAGGTGCTGGGCCTGGCGTAGGTAGGAGTGGGCAATCCCGCAATGGGGCGAGGGCGCGTTGA